GACATTTTCAGCAAAGAGAACAGTGTAATGACAGAAAAGATgtcagatgatatgatatgaaTCTAGAGTATTCTACTAGAAATATCAAATCTAAAAGATTTAGAGACATGTGGCATGAGAATGAGACAAGTAGCTTTGTAGTGGTTGAGCATATAGAGTAATAATAACAGTTCCACCCATGAAGGATATCGTATCACTCTATCTTTACCTTGATCTCAAGATTGATGCTTCTGTGCACCGTAATTAGAGACACTCCTGTAAGGAACAACTAATTTTCTATACTTTAATATTGTAGTCTAATACCTTATATaaactttctctcttctgtgctattccattttcttcatagtatttactgttttattattattattattattattattattattattattatcattattgttattattattattttggtggttttttcgagacagggtttctctgtgttgccctggctgtcctgaaactcactctaaagaccaggctggccttgaactcagaaattcgcctgcctctgctccccaagtgctggaattaaaggcatgtgccaccatgcccggtactactgttctattattttatgtctcCAAAAAACATACACTATTTCATCTTtacctgttattttttattgttattgccaTTAGGCAGGgcaaaaaaaatacatttcttccttccttccttccttccttccttcctttctttctttctttctttctttctttctttctttctttctttctttctttctttcttttttctaaagagaaagtaGGAGATGGAGTGGAAGCACTGGCTGGTCTTTCAACGGAGCCTGGTTAGATACCTAACATCCATAGATTGACCCCAGCATTTGTAATTCCAATCCCAGGTTACCCAAAATGTTCTTTAGGACTCTGCAGGGATAGACTCATATGTGGTGCAAAGAAACATGGGCAGACAAAACATCTCTATACACTTGGAATTCTTTTCTTAAAGAATAGAGAAGTGGAGAAAACTTCTGAAATTGAATAAATTTCAAGGgagaaatttaattttgtttgttacctttttatttctgagtttctaGGCAAAATCTGAACTATACATGATCTGAAAGACAGGGTATCCTTACAGatcataaaaaacataaaatacattattttacagaaaaaatGTGTATCAGAGTCATTATGTGCCTTGGAGGGTATATACATATGCTTTGGAATGTGGTATGTGGTGGAACTTGATTGGAGTAGGGAAAGGGAGCATCACATTGCCTGAAAAGCTGGTAGAATTTCTAAGATAATTGAATTCAATATAGTGAGAAGGATATCAGAGGAAACCTTGGGAACATTAATTTGCAacatttttttggtgtgtgtttgtgtgtgtgtgtgactgtatatatgaatgcaagtgtaatttatattataatattatcaGCAGCAATTTTAAATGCAAGGATCTGCTGTTCACTGccttataaaatttataaaatattgaatttttaaaaaaatgcttattGATTCTTCAGAGGACATCAATAACCTATTCAATTATAATCTATACTTCACACCATAATTCACTAtgtgaaaattaataaattcattgtaaaATCAAGTtacatgataaaattaaaaatgattatcaTGAACATATTTTGGGGCACAGTACCAAATACAGACTGTCTTTGCTGACCTCTTTGTTTTTATGATGAAACCTTTCATTATCTGTCACAGCACTATTATAAAAAGCACTAGactaaataaattcatttctacTGAATTAAAGACATATTAAGCATTTAGTAGAATTTAAATTTGCCATTTCTAAAAGTTTGAACAAACTATTCCATTGGCAACACAACCTCAAACCTTGCAgtagttttaaatttcatattcataaaaatattgcttctttcttattttaagtgTAATGAAAGATAGAGATGATCAAATTTGAATATAACTACTCTTCCTCAAATATTCTGGctattgaaaaattatttatgtcATTTCTTGATAGTTTTACATTATTCAAATTAACTATTTTGACACCCATTTAACAGGGCATAGATGAAGAATATGTTTACCAGTCACTTTTTAAAGAGTCATGTGCTTTATTCCCTGTCctataaataaacagaaataagtcCAAGGTGTTATATTGCTTTTGTGGGCTGAATAAAGCAAAATATATCACAAAACAGCTGTGTGACAACTTGACTGTTTTTCTAGTTAATATGAACTACAAAtgtgaaagataaaaataagacaaatcaaatttgtttttcttttttggaacaCCAGGCTTCTAACAGAGTCAGACAGTAAACTGTTGACTGAATTTACAGGGAGAGAAATGGTCTAGCCCTATTTTTCCAGCTCTTTCCTGTATCATTAATTACATAGGTCATTTCTTCGATGCACACTTAAGtctaaatctaaaataatttggAAAGTACAATTAGATAAAATTTCCATCATCTtaatgattataattttaaaaaaattttgatCCAAAATATAAACTTAGTGTGCTACATCACAGGAAGAGTTAAAGCATGGAGAAAGAGTGCTCTAAATGGTAGAAAtacagtacatacatatatgaaactctcaaaatTTTGCAATTAAACACACTCAAGGACTTTGTTTCTATACATCacaatattttaaagtgattgtgagatagtattatatatatatataaaatactattatatatatatctccaagggAAAAATATTTATCTCTATTTTCTCCCAGTGGATATAATTGCTTTGAGTGCAGAAAAATTTAGATACAAGACTTTAATTTTTATGGCTTCTGTTCTTTCACTTAAAATTTGGATCACTTACTAATATTTATAGGGATCTTATCTATACTTTTCTTCAATGCATTTTTCACTTCTGTATTCCTTAAGCTATAAATTAATGGGTTTAGcatggggatcaccacaacataaaAAACAGCAGCAAATTTGTCTGTATTTAGGGAATGGCTAGATTCAGGTTGtaagtacataaaaataattgtccCATAGTATATGGCAATAGAAGACAAGTGAGAAGCACAGGTGGAGAAGactttctgcctccctcccgcTGAATGCTTTTTTAGAATTGCAGACACTATGAATAGGTAGGAGATGAGGACAATGAGGAGAGAGCAGCACACATTGAATCCAGCCATGCTCAGCAGCATCAGTTCCTTGACTTGAGTGTTGGAGCAAGCTAGAGCCATGAGAGGAATGTCTTCACAGAAGAACTGGTTCACTAGGTTGGAGTCACAAAAAGACAAAACGAATGTGGTCACTGTCTGAATAAGTGCTGTGACAAATGCATAACTGTATGTGGTAATGGCTATTTGAATGCAGAGTCTCTTCGGCATGAGAATGACATAGAGCAAAGGGttacagatggccacatacctATCATAGGCCATTACAGACAGCAGGAAGACTTCGCACACAGAAAAGGTGGTGAAGAAACACACTTGAGCTGCACATCCATAAAACGATATGCTTTTAATCTCACGCAAAAAATTCACCAGCGCATTTGGCGTGACACAGGAGGtataacaaaaatcaacaaatgccagatggctgagaaaaaaatacatagggGACTGGAGCTGTGGACTGATTTGTATTAACACTACCAATCCTAGGTTACTCATGACACTAAACAAGTAGATGATTAGAAGGATTACAAAGAGAATGACCTGAAGTTCAGGATCTTCTGTAAGCCCCAAGAGGATGAACTCTGTCACCTCTGAATGGTTGCTTTTGGCCATTCAGCACATGTAAAGAGCTTTATGATCAGCTCCTTCAAAGGAAACCTTCCGAGTGATCTTGATTCTGTAAGAAACAATCCAAGTTCATATTAAAAgacaataacaaaatatattatcTTCCCTCAAAAGAGAACTCTGGCTTGCACTCTGTGTGAAGGGTTTTACTTGCATGGTAATTGTGAAATGGTCTAAGAAAAAACTCAAAGGTGACAAGTTCTTCAGGAAGTAAAGCTTAAGTACAATTCTTCACTTACCTGAAATAACCCTGcattaaactggaaaaaaaacaaacctattaGGAAATTTCAGTTCCACAGAGTTTGCacataattctttaaatattttgggcATAAAAATACTTACTGTTAAGAAATAGTGGTGTATAAAGAAGGCCTCAGACAACATAATAAACACATACATCTCTAGGCTTTGCACTTAGGAACATttactgaatttcttttttatatctaagtgttctgaatttccttttcctatttgtggtatttatgaatttcaaaaaagaggaaaataacaatactaatttgaaaataatttatactgTCTCCATagatacaaacacatatgcacatacacacacacacacacacacacagagagagagagagagagagagagagagagagagagagagagaggaatatgtATGAATAGTTTTCCCATTATAGATAAATAATATGACAGTAATACTTTTAATAATATAAGATTCAGTAATATTAATTTATCTCTTACCTTCCAACATTCAGCATTAGAAGGAAGAAAGTCAATATTTTTGGAGTCTTATTCTTCTAGATTGCTCTCTGGTTACTGGAAAGATGACAGAATAAAATTCTTCCTTTAACCACAATAGAGGAGATgctgttttcatttatattattctCAGCATCATCTTAGTCTTCTCACCAGCCTTCTAGATTGACATAgcatatagtatgtatatattattgatATAGTATCTGAAATGTTTAGAAGGAAAGAATATGTGACCCTTTTACTAAAAATCAAACCCAATAATACTACCTTAAATCTCTGTCTATAATTGAGGGAAGAAAGCACTGGTTTCTGGAAAGGTCTATAGGTTTAATCCTTTGGAGTTTCTGGATAACAGAGGAAATGATGACCTGGCATGATAACTGAAAAGTTTCTAGAAGGCTCAGCACCATTTAGAAAAATCAGAGACTGATGACTTATTTTATCAGGATATGCTAAAGGTTTGTACCATTTGCTTAGAAAGCTGAAGAACCCCTGATACCTTTGATTGTTTAATGCCTTTGCAGATTTTtgggttaacacacacacacacacacacacacacacacacacacaaaaccacttcATATTTTAAGATTACATACCCACTCACCCTCACCCCTAGCCACACACATATTgtagatttacacacacacacacacacacacacacacacacacacacacacacacacacacacacatacattgtagGTTTAAAGCATCTGTATGATAGCCAATCATGTATCTCCCACTAGACTAAAGGTTGAAGATAAACTTGTAAAGATATCACTAAGTTAGAggcctcttttctgtcttttcaatttcttaataacttatttattcatttttcttttgtggtttgaaATTATAATGGAATTACAATAtttcatgtttctgtttcttctctccatgCCTTTCTATGTACTTCCTTCTCTTTCACATATTTATGTGCTTTCATCACTGACTGTTATTGCATGccattatatatgtacacacacacacatatatatatatatactcctaGAAATAATCTGCTTAGTATGTATGATTTTACCTGTTTGTATGTCTTAAAGACTAAACTAATTGCAGCACTCTCTTTGCGAGTGAGAGAAAACTGTAATCTAGATTTcgtgtttttatattttctatataatatcTATCAGtcattatattgtttatatttgtcatggtatataaacaaatttatataaataaaatcatttgttCTGAAAAACGATGACACAAATATTCCTTTATGTGCTTAATTATCATTCAtcaatattttaatgatattgtTACTGTAAAAACCTAAATTTGTACTTGGTAAGTTATAGTGCCGGTTTTTTATAAATGTAGTAAATTATTGCTTTGGAATCTTGTGATGTCTCATAGCAAGTTCCTTCCCTCTGCAGGGTCTGTTTCTATTGATAATCATCAATGAACTCTACGGTTCATTCACATCTATGAAAATCATTAAATACCTTTCATGTCTTCAACattttgctcttttttctttaactagTCAATATGAGACCATCCAAACAAGTGCAATCTTCAGATAGTTTTTCTTATAGTGTGATATTCTATGTCTGTTTATTGCAATCAATCATCAGTACACCTAGCAAAAATGGTCATataactctctcacacacacacatacacacacacacacacacacacacacacacatgcacacacaataaatgggctatcatttgaaatgtagataagaTATAGATGAAAAGATAGTAGAATGACGGAAGGTAAGAGGTAATAGgtaaatagatgattgatagatagatagatagatagatagatagatagatagatagatagatagatagatagatagatgacagattcATTCTTAGAAACACTAAGTATCCAGGTACTTTCCAGATAATTATTACTGCCTTATCCCACTCCAGCCAATAAAATAAGAACACTTATACAgaactaaagaataaaataaacatcaagACTGATAGTAATTCtgtaaaaattggaaaaataaagatagttgcgtatgtagcagaggatggcctgtcagccatcaatgggaggaaaggcccctggacttggaaagatcatatgccccagtacaggggaatgccagggccaggaatcaggaaagggtaagttggggagcagggcagggggagggtatagggagctttggtaatagcatttgaaatgtaaatgaagaaaatatctattaaaaaaaagaaaaataagagtcaTTCAGAGAACATCACAAAACAACAGCCTGAAGCAGGAGTGTGGAGATTAGTCTTTTACTATGTAGAAATAAACGTGATGACAGTGCTTACAGGGTGTTACGTTTCAGAGATATGGGTAGCTACATTTGACTTTGAATTTCACTTCACAGAATCTCCTCTGagtgctaaaataaaaaataacctgtttttttttttttttttttttggggggggggtgtcttccaGATCTAACAGGTTGTCAATACACAAACTTGAGGCTTTGAAAGTTGATATTTGAAAAAGTCACTATTCCTAATTCTGGTAGAGGCCCTGGCTTCTGAATGAtagtacaaattaaaaaaaaaaaatctgctttctcAGTGTTGTCACATATTCAATATAAATGTtgggaaatgaaagaaatataagacTGTTTTTGTATAATGTAGCTCTCTCAGTTTTAAAGATGTATCTAACCCCTCTTCAATAGAATAATCA
The DNA window shown above is from Mus pahari chromosome 3, PAHARI_EIJ_v1.1, whole genome shotgun sequence and carries:
- the LOC110319357 gene encoding olfactory receptor 5AL1-like, which gives rise to MAKSNHSEVTEFILLGLTEDPELQVILFVILLIIYLFSVMSNLGLVVLIQISPQLQSPMYFFLSHLAFVDFCYTSCVTPNALVNFLREIKSISFYGCAAQVCFFTTFSVCEVFLLSVMAYDRYVAICNPLLYVILMPKRLCIQIAITTYSYAFVTALIQTVTTFVLSFCDSNLVNQFFCEDIPLMALACSNTQVKELMLLSMAGFNVCCSLLIVLISYLFIVSAILKKHSAGGRQKVFSTCASHLSSIAIYYGTIIFMYLQPESSHSLNTDKFAAVFYVVVIPMLNPLIYSLRNTEVKNALKKSIDKIPINISK